The window ACCGAACAAATGACAAAAAGCTGCCAGGGGCTTAATGGGGAGCTATATCCAAAAAATCGCAGATTTTTAACACCTTGATTTTACAATACTTTTTTTGAGGCAAATTTTTCCTTGACAGGACCATTATAGGATGTCCCCACGATAATACTGAAAGCGAATTTTACCCAAAGGTTGCCCCCTAACAAATCGTACTTTTCTTCCAGGATGAAGCCGAGCCACATGGACAGTATTATAAAAACAACGCTTAGCATCCCTTAAAACCTCAGCCTAACAGGGTAGCGTGCCGAAAACCTGGCAGGATCATGATTGGATTTGTGATAAATCTTTATGTCCCATGCCTCCGCCGCTGATCACCCAGATCCGTAGAACTGTCTCTGCTCCTGAATGGGGTATGAATTCTAACTCTAGACTTGTCGTATCTGATTTTGCAGTAACCCCGATCGACTTCGGTACGGTCTTTTCTCCCTCTGGTTCGTACCAGAACCCAAATTCGCCCTTAAATACCACCTGATTACGTTGACGTATTATTAACGTCGGCATGAAATATTTGATACAGGCACTTGATATTCAGGTAAACAACAAAGAGAATCATCGCAAGAATCGGGACATGCAAAAGGATCGAAAAGAAGTTCTCAAGAAAAACCATATCCCTCAGCTCCTGAGTTTTGATTCTTTGTACAAGAGGAATAGCTCTACAAATGCCTTAAGAATAACCTTCAAATTGCTCCCTGTCTGTGTTCCGAACCTCCGCGGGATATGTGAGACTCCAACCTGTTTGATATGAGCCCCCGAAAGTTTCATCTTTACCAAGAGTTCTGTGCTGATTGTTGCTCCTGAGGAATTCAATGAAATGCCCTCCAATGCTTTTTTCCTGATTAACTTGAAGGCACAATTCAGATCCCTTATCTTCAGGCTAAATAGGATTCGAACAAGCCGATTCCATGACCATGCATAAAGAGTCCTATGCCAGGGGTCTTGTCTTTTTTTTCTAAATCCAAGGATTAAATCGTAATGATCAATTTCTTTTAGAAGCATTTCGATCTCGTGCATATGGAACTGGTGATCCCCGTCTGTAAAAAAAATCCATTCATGTGCAGAACTGCTAAATCCAGAGATAAGGGCTGCCCCATACCCTCTATTTTTTTGATGGTGAATGACCCGGACGTTTTTATGTTTAACGGCCAGCTTTTCAGTCACAAGACCGGTATTGTCGGTGCTTCCATCATTTATTATCAAAATTTCATATTCTTGAACAAGATTATCCAAAATTTCGGTCGCTTCAAGAACCAGATCCTCGATGTTCAACGCTTCATTGAAGCATGGGAAAAATACAGAGAGGGAAATGTGGTGTTTTTTGGTAAACATCCTATTTTGTGACTATCCGTCTATAAGGACTAAGATCTTGAAATTTGCGTCAAATTTTTGGAATCATCAATCATTAGGGGCCATTACAATGTGCCAGATATTTTTGTATAGCCATGTATCGGCTTCCTGTTCTTTTAAAAGTGGAGACAGCATCTTCAGGGGAACAGACGATCGGTTCCCCGTGAATGTTTAAGC is drawn from Deltaproteobacteria bacterium and contains these coding sequences:
- a CDS encoding glycosyltransferase family 2 protein; its protein translation is MFTKKHHISLSVFFPCFNEALNIEDLVLEATEILDNLVQEYEILIINDGSTDNTGLVTEKLAVKHKNVRVIHHQKNRGYGAALISGFSSSAHEWIFFTDGDHQFHMHEIEMLLKEIDHYDLILGFRKKRQDPWHRTLYAWSWNRLVRILFSLKIRDLNCAFKLIRKKALEGISLNSSGATISTELLVKMKLSGAHIKQVGVSHIPRRFGTQTGSNLKVILKAFVELFLLYKESKLRS